From the Theobroma cacao cultivar B97-61/B2 chromosome 2, Criollo_cocoa_genome_V2, whole genome shotgun sequence genome, one window contains:
- the LOC108660714 gene encoding uncharacterized protein LOC108660714, with translation MTALFLPHSLAGYPKVEFVSLPTVDAQNRRRPQIKFSRCPLILRPATAPFLSPSLADYPKAEFVSLPTACSQNLFPAINLLIEDEEDDMQRDEDEEDDMEGNENDDDDEDELEDDACETFSDDNDNNKEHEFAYSESASVEQVENETSTHDSNRSPSIDLGASVDDTSSRSRGKWPSVGLQTPIDPFDRLRITPIGERLLIQKENFLCKTDEAGDEGIIAQMSQISLSKDQIHKLMSLINEQPSTNHQDIATTSTSNQQSKTALVNSTMAGTTNHIAYNLKYFIANRKQHQSASNFDFEPPYSHIDHSLIHPLVIQDTLPVDHTLQQHSVNSPVANNSSDPVVDNLDSISSNDLSNLNVDLSNLNVDLPDLSAPIVLPVEEPQSFNSPSNLRKSTRQRHPPKYLEAYHCTFPTQANLVTKYPITKYLSSEQLSPTYKAFTVALSHIPEPIYYHQAVKYVQWKEVMKFELDALEVNATWTVVPLPPNCHAIRCKWVYKIKLNAYGSVERYKARLVAKGYSQRAGFDYQDTFSPVVKHTTVRLFLALAAIKSWFFTQLDINNAFLIGV, from the exons ATGACTGCTCTATTCCTCCCTCATTCGTTGGCCGGCTACCCAAAAGTTGAGTTTGTTTCCCTCCCTACCGTTGATGCGCAGAACCGGCGTCGCCCCCAAATCAAATTCTCCCGTTGTCCATTAATACTCCGACCAGCAACTGCTCCGTTCCTTTCTCCTTCACTAGCCGACTACCCAAAAGCTGAGTTTGTTTCCCTCCCTACCGCCTGCTCGCAGAACCTGTTCCCAGCT ATTAATCTCTTGATTGAGGATGAAGAAGATGACATGCAAagagatgaagatgaagaagatgacatggaaggaaatgaaaatgatgatgaCGATGAAGATGAACTTGAAGACGACGCTTGTGAAACTTTTAgtgatgataatgataataataaagaaCATGAGTTTGCTTATTCTGAAA GTGCATCGGTAGAGCAAGTAGAAAATGAGACATCTACTCACGATTCTAATAGATCCCCATCTATTGATTTAGGTGCAAGTGTAGATGACACATCTTCAAGGTCAAGGGGTAAGTGGCCTAGTGTAGGGTTACAGACTCCTATAGATCCATTCGACAGATTGCGTATAACTCCTATTGGGGAGAG GTTATTGATTCAGAAGGAGAATTTTCTTTGTAAG ACTGATGAAGCTGGGGATGAGGGAATCATTGCTCAAATGTCTCAAATTAGCCTTTCTAAGGATCAGATTCATAAACTCATGTCTCTCATCAATGAACAGCCATCAACCAATCATCAAGACATTGCTACAACATCAACATCAAATCAACAGAGTAAAACTGCTTTGGTGAATTCAACTATGGCAG GTACTACTAATCATATAGCTTATAatctgaaatattttattgccAATAGGAAA CAGCATCAATCAGcttcaaattttgattttgaaccaCCTTATTCCCATATTGATCATTCACTTATTCACCCACTAGTCATTCAAGATACACTTCCTGTTGATCATACTCTTCAACAACATTCTGTTAATAGTCCTGTTGCTAATAATTCTTCTGATCCTGTTGTTGATAATCTTGATTCTATCTCTAGCAATGATCTGTCTAATTTGAATGTTGATCTATCTAATTTGAATGTTGACCTGCCTGACTTGAGTGCACCTATAGTTTTACCTGTTGAAGaaccacaatcttttaattctcCTTCCAACCTTAGAAAAAGCACTAGACAAAGACACCCACCAAAATATCTTGAAGCCTATCATTGTACTTTTCCTACACAAGCCAATCTTGTTACCAAATATCCTATCACCAAATATTTGTCTAGTGAACAACTTTCACCTACTTATAAAGCTTTTACAGTGGCCTTGTCTCATATACCTGAACCCATCTATTATCATCAAGCTGTAAAATATGTTCAATGGAAGGAGGTTATGAAATTTGAATTAGATGCTTTAGAGGTAAATGCGACATGGACAGTGGTGCCTTTACCTCCTAATTGTCATGCCATTAGGTGTAAGTGGGTCTACAAAATCAAGTTAAATGCTTATGGTTCTGTTGAAAGATATAAAGCACGATTAGTGGCAAAGGGTTATAGTCAGAGGGCAGGGTTTGATTATCAAGATACATTTAGTCCCGTGGTTAAACATACCACTGTTCGATTGTTTTTAGCATTGGCAGCCATTAAAAGCTGGTTTTTTACTCAGCTTGATATTAATAATGCTTTCTTGATTGGGGTTTGA
- the LOC18609665 gene encoding DELLA protein RGL1, which produces MEPVLQWRPRLYGDDKSSEVMTLDLNLPGIQIYPFSCPIYQNWPIFYETRNHKRLNQDHLMDVSIGSNGNTDGSTNSLTSLPRLQFRDHVWACAQRYLTIAAMEEAAVAMTGGEENKIKEEEGGEGMRLVQQLIACAEAVAYRDKIYASALLSELGVNALVFGTSFQRVASCFVQGLADRLALVQPQRAVGVVGAVAKAKAVTFEKDEALSLVYELCPQIKFGHFVANASILEAFEGESFVHVVDLGMTLGLLRGHQWCHLMQSLVHRAGQPPKRLRITGVGTCCERLQAIGDDLEHYAKSLKLNFEFSVVECNLENLKPEDFNTSGDEALVINSILQLHCVVKESRGALNSVLQKLRELSPKLLILVEQDSSHNGPFFLGRFMEALHYYSAIFDSLDAMLPKYDTRRAKMEQFYFAEEIKNIVSCEGPDRIERHERVDQWRRRMSRAGFQPAPVKMIMQAKQWLEKIKVCEGNTIVEDKGCLVLGWKSKPIIAASCWK; this is translated from the coding sequence ATGGAGCCCGTTCTCCAATGGCGACCTCGACTCTATGGTGATGACAAAAGCAGTGAAGTGATGACTCTTGATCTCAATTTACCAGGCATTCAAATTTATCCCTTTAGTTGTCCAATTTATCAGAATTGGCCaattttttatgaaactagAAACCACAAAAGGTTAAATCAGGACCACCTTATGGATGTATCCATTGGTAGCAACGGCAACACCGACGGAAGTACTAATAGCTTGACCAGCTTGCCAAGACTCCAATTCCGGGATCATGTATGGGCTTGCGCGCAGAGATACTTAACAATCGCGGCTATGGAAGAAGCAGCTGTTGCCATGACGGgaggagaagaaaataaaatcaaggaaGAAGAGGGTGGAGAAGGGATGAGACTGGTCCAACAACTCATTGCTTGTGCTGAGGCAGTGGCTTATCGTGACAAAATATATGCTTCAGCATTACTGTCAGAGCTCGGGGTTAATGCCCTTGTCTTTGGAACTTCATTCCAGCGAGTTGCTTCCTGCTTTGTCCAGGGACTTGCTGACCGTCTCGCTTTGGTTCAACCACAAAGGGCGGTTGGAGTGGTAGGAGCAGTTGCAAAAGCAAAGGCTGTTACATTTGAGAAAGATGAAGCCTTAAGCCTTGTCTATGAATTATGTCCGCAAATCAAATTCGGTCATTTTGTAGCGAATGCATCGATATTGGAAGCCTTTGAGGGAGAGAGTTTTGTTCATGTTGTGGACCTAGGTATGACACTTGGCCTGCTCCGTGGCCACCAATGGTGCCACTTAATGCAGAGCCTAGTCCACCGTGCAGGCCAGCCACCTAAACGTCTTCGAATAACCGGAGTCGGAACCTGCTGTGAACGCCTCCAAGCAATTGGGGATGATCTAGAGCACTATGCAAAAAGCTTGAAATTGAACTTTGAGTTTTCCGTCGTGGAATGCAATTTAGAAAACCTGAAACCTGAAGATTTCAACACATCGGGTGATGAGGCCTTGGTAATCAACAGCATTCTTCAATTGCATTGTGTAGTTAAAGAGAGCCGAGGAGCATTAAACTCAGTTCTACAAAAGCTCCGTGAATTGTCTCCCAAGCTTCTCATTCTAGTAGAGCAAGACTCGAGTCATAACGGGCCTTTCTTTCTTGGCAGATTCATGGAAGCATTGCATTATTATTCAGCTATATTTGACTCGCTAGACGCAATGCTGCCCAAGTATGACACTAGACGTGCCAAAATGGAGCAATTCTATTTTGCAGAAGAGATAAAGAACATTGTAAGCTGCGAGGGGCCAGATAGAATTGAAAGGCATGAAAGGGTTGATCAATGGCGAAGGAGGATGAGCCGGGCTGGTTTCCAACCTGCGCCTGTCAAGATGATAATGCAGGCCAAGCAGTGGCTA